One genomic segment of Oleidesulfovibrio alaskensis DSM 16109 includes these proteins:
- the hmcA gene encoding sulfate respiration complex hexadecaheme cytochrome HmcA produces the protein MLKKKSLLQWAGILAAVAVISASGFLVRSTSAMPEPAGAGGGNADLIRIDVVKQFDDLELPPASFRHDKHTAALKDKDCSACHKTVDGKMSLKFQRTADESAEQLKKVYHDNCIGCHTEMVDNGQKSGPLDSECRSCHVAQEAPADRAEAGMDKSLHYRHIAAASIKPAGGADVNCGTCHHVYDKAAEKTVWKKGEEDSCRACHKDAPVTADGVTVSAFADAAHNQCVVCHVTTAQAQQKTGPVNCAGCHTTQAQAAYEVVKDVPRLDRGQPDAVVMTPPAGSKTVKKEAGPGSIAAVAFNHKVHEQANDTCRVCHHEKIASCSECHTTEGKKEGGFVQLSQAMHAKQADASCVGCHNKQKEQPVCAGCHSFVPYKNTEDSCAKCHNVPAELAPQGAEALSKEERVSVGMLVASSRQYTKGTYDLNDVPDRVTIDAMVNEYEAVDFPHRKIIKTMLAGIEGDRLAAAFHNEPGTFCQGCHHNSPVSKTPPACATCHGKPFELDQGDRPGLKAAYHQQCMGCHTAMRIEKPANTACNECHKKRDL, from the coding sequence ATGTTGAAAAAAAAATCACTGCTGCAATGGGCAGGGATTCTGGCTGCCGTTGCCGTCATATCGGCATCGGGGTTCCTGGTCCGGAGCACCAGCGCCATGCCCGAACCCGCGGGCGCGGGCGGCGGCAATGCCGACCTTATCCGGATCGACGTTGTTAAACAGTTCGACGATCTGGAGCTGCCGCCGGCTTCTTTCCGCCACGACAAGCACACTGCCGCGCTGAAAGACAAAGACTGTTCCGCCTGCCACAAAACCGTGGACGGCAAAATGTCGCTCAAGTTTCAGCGCACCGCGGACGAAAGCGCCGAGCAACTGAAAAAAGTCTACCATGACAACTGTATCGGCTGCCATACCGAGATGGTGGACAACGGTCAGAAGTCCGGTCCGCTGGACAGTGAATGCCGCAGCTGCCACGTGGCGCAGGAAGCACCGGCAGACCGCGCCGAAGCCGGCATGGACAAATCGCTGCACTACCGCCACATTGCCGCGGCAAGCATCAAGCCCGCCGGCGGTGCAGATGTCAACTGCGGCACCTGCCACCATGTTTACGACAAAGCAGCTGAAAAGACCGTGTGGAAAAAAGGCGAGGAAGACAGCTGCCGCGCCTGCCACAAGGACGCCCCCGTCACGGCTGACGGCGTGACTGTTTCTGCTTTTGCCGATGCAGCCCACAACCAGTGCGTGGTGTGCCACGTGACCACGGCACAGGCACAGCAGAAGACCGGCCCCGTCAACTGCGCAGGGTGCCACACCACACAGGCGCAGGCCGCGTACGAAGTGGTGAAGGATGTGCCCCGCCTTGACCGCGGACAGCCCGACGCCGTCGTCATGACTCCCCCTGCCGGTTCAAAGACCGTCAAAAAAGAAGCCGGTCCCGGCTCCATCGCCGCCGTGGCCTTCAACCACAAGGTGCACGAACAGGCCAATGATACCTGCCGCGTCTGCCATCACGAAAAAATCGCCAGCTGCTCCGAATGCCATACGACCGAAGGCAAGAAGGAAGGCGGCTTTGTTCAGCTTTCGCAGGCCATGCATGCCAAGCAGGCCGATGCCAGCTGCGTAGGCTGCCATAACAAGCAGAAAGAGCAGCCCGTATGCGCCGGCTGCCACAGCTTTGTCCCCTACAAAAACACGGAAGATTCATGCGCCAAATGCCACAATGTTCCCGCTGAGCTCGCTCCGCAGGGCGCTGAGGCACTGAGCAAGGAAGAGCGCGTCTCCGTAGGCATGCTGGTGGCTTCTTCGCGCCAGTACACCAAGGGCACTTACGACCTTAACGACGTCCCCGACCGCGTTACCATTGATGCGATGGTGAACGAGTACGAGGCTGTGGACTTCCCGCACCGCAAGATCATCAAGACCATGCTGGCGGGAATTGAAGGCGACAGACTTGCCGCCGCTTTCCACAACGAGCCCGGCACGTTCTGCCAGGGCTGCCACCACAACAGCCCCGTTTCAAAGACACCCCCCGCATGCGCCACATGCCACGGCAAGCCGTTTGAGCTGGATCAGGGCGACCGCCCGGGCCTGAAGGCCGCCTACCACCAGCAGTGCATGGGATGCCACACCGCCATGCGCATTGAAAAGCCTGCCAACACGGCTTGCAACGAGTGTCACAAAAAACGCGATCTGTAG